GGGTGTTGCCCGAGGTGGCGCTGACCACCGCATTGAGCAGGCCGCCCTGCACTTCGGTACCTCCGGAGTAGGTGCTGCTGTGGAAAGTGAGAACCTGCGTGCCTTCGCCGCGCTTGACCAGCTTCATGACCCCGCCGACGCCGTCGGCCGCCTGCAGGTAAGCGGAGTAGGTCTTACCAGCGTCCGTGTCGATAACCAGCGTCGCCGTGTTTGTGCCGGAGGTCGGCGCAAAGGCCGACGCACGCATCTGACCGATGCTCGCGGTGTTGATCCCCTTGACATTGATGGTGCGGTCCTTGGCCTCCCCTCCCATCGACGCAATCAGATAGACGAACTGGTTATAGCCGGTGGTCACACCGTCGTAGGTAAGCTCGCCGAGGTTGGTTTCGCCCTCGACGTTCAGGAAGACGGAGCTGTTCCCAAGCCCCGCTCCACTGCCGTGGAGCGTCAGCCCGTTGCTAATGTTCAGCGACGACAGCGCCTGCGCATCCGACTGGTTGTAGCCAAAAAAGACCGAGTTCTGGCTCGCACCCGAAGCAAGCGCGGCACTGTTGAAAACAACCGTGTCAATGTTCAACGCCAACGTACCGGAGCCGCTGGTAAAGATCATGTCCCCCGAGCCGCTTTTGGTAAAAGTGTCGGTGACATTAAAAGTCTTGGCGCTGATTTCACCGTTTTTGGTCGCGGTGATTTTCCAGGCCGGATCGACGATCAGGTTCTCGATCGTGGTGACTTCGCTGACGAGGTTGATGTTGTAAGCCGTCGTCGTGGTGGCACTGGTCATCACCGTGTCACCCGCGCCGGGGACGCCATCGGGGTCCCAGTTGCCGTTATTAGAGGTGAGCCAGTTGGTGTTCGCCGTCTTGATGAACGTGTAGGTTTCCGCCTGGGTCACGAGCGCCAGCCCGGCGGAAAGGGCGAGAGCAAGGGATAACTTTTTCTTCATAGCTGGTAGGAGTTTGAGGTGTAAAAAATACGAGAACGCAGAGTGATACGTCAGGAGGATGGCAGCTCGACCGGCTCCTCGCGCATGGGGGTCGCGACAACACCGGGTACAGGCCCGAGCTCGCGCATGAACGTCTCCAGTTCCCGAACCGAGGGTAGCTGCCGCTCCTTCAGCCCCGGCGCGAGAACGTCGGCGCAATGTTTGCGTGCATGCAGTCCCAGCGGAACGCCGCGCAGCGCGAGGTAATGCTTGGCGGTGGACGGGTAAGCATCGCCCTCGATCAGTGAGGGCTCATGGCTCATAATAAAGTCCAGCACCCGCTGAGCCCGCACCGGGTCTGCCGCGTACCCCGCGCATAGCCACGAGTAAAGCTCGGGGAAGAAGTTCGAGCCGATCCCGCAGTACCCCGCGACGCCACGCTCCAGCGTCGAAAGCAGCGAGGGCATGTGCGCGTTGAAAATCGCCAGCGGCGTCCCTTCACTCAGGAGGACGCGCCGGGCCACGCGCTCGGCGTCGCAGCAAGTGTCCTTGAAAAACGTCACCTGACCACTATGCGCCAGACGCGCGAATGCCTCGTCCCCGATCAAACGGTGGTAAGGCAACGGAGCCTCGTAGAGCCCAACCGGTACCGGCAGCACCTCGGCCGTGGCCAGCGTGCGCTCGGCCAGCACATCATCCGATTCATCCTCAGACACCAGTGTCGAACAGGTAAAGACAACGACATCCACACCGAGCGCCGCCACCCGCCGGGCCCGCTCCTCATAGGCCGTGAGCGAATCGCACTTACCCAACGAAGCGACCACCGGCACCCGCCCTGCGGCCAGTTCCACCGCCTCCTTCACCAGCCGGAGTATCTCCGGCTCGCTCAGGTAGTCCATCTCGCTGGAGTGGCAAACCGCGAACAGTCCGGCCACGCCGCTATCCAGGTAAAAACGGAGCAGCGCACGGTAGGCCGTCCAATCCACCTCGCCTGCGGCGGTGAAAGGCGTCAGCACGACCGGCCAGTTCCCGCCAGGCAGGCGTTGCCGGGCACAGGCGCGGACTGGCCCGGGTGAGTCATTTGATTGGTTCGGCATATCAGTCTTTTCTGTCGCCGCCGCTGGAGCGGGAGGGCGGGTTTATTTTCAGCAAATGGTTAACGATCTGAAGGCTTCGCGGCGGGTTGTTCAGGGCTGGAGGCTCCCCGCTCCGGCAGATTTTTTTACGGGTGTGCCGTTGGAGACTTCGAGCGCGACTTTGGCCGTGGCCGTCTGCCCGTCGATGTAGGTCGCCACAGCAGCCAGCTCGTAGAGTCCGTCCGGCACCGTCCGCGAATCCCAGGTGGAGTCGTCTCCGAACGCCACGTACGGCGGCAGGCTCTCGGTCGCGAGGTATTCGCCGTTGAGGTAAAATTTGACCGTGGCCACGCCGCCCGTTCCGGCGTCCACTTCGATCCGCACCTCGCCACTCACCGGCTCGCCCGGTTTCGGCGATGTGAAGCGCACATACCGTGGCCCCTTGCGCCCCTTTTGCAGCAGCGTCTCCACCGGCAGCCATTGCAGCGGCAGCTTCGCATCCTCGACACGCACCGGAAGTTCCCCCGCCGGGAGTTGGCCGAAATTCAGCAGCGCAACCGCTTCGCCATCCTCGGCGCGGGCGGCGAATTCCTCCGCCGTAAAAATCGGAAACGTGCGGCGGTTAAGATAGTCATTCGCATAGTAGGCCACACGCCCCGACTCGACGCCGTGGAAAAGGTCGGGCTTACCGTCGCCGTTCCAGTCCACCAGACAGGGACCGCCGTTGTGCCACTGGTCGTGGCCGTCCGATCCGGTCCACTCCGCCATGCGCCCACCACCGGTACGCATCGGTGAGACCTCAAAACGCGGCGCATTCGCCTCGCCCACATTTTTCCCCAGCAAGAACGCGCCCCCGCCCTCGTAGTAACTGGAAAACCCGACCAGGATGTCCGCCTTACCGTCGCCGTCGATGTCTCCAACCGTGATGTTCGAGCGCCCGCTGACGCCCGCCGGTTTGGTCCGCGCGTTGATCTTCACCGGCTTGCCTCCGGCATCCAGCATGGGCTCGATGCGCGTCACCGCACCGGGTTTTTCTTTGGAAAGGTGCAGCATGACGAGGTTGCCCTCGGCATTGAGCACGAGCAGTTCGGGATAGCCGTCACCGGTCCAGTCATAGACGCCGGGCGCATTGCGCCAAGGGGTGGTGACCTCCTGCCCCTGGTAGGTGAACGCCTGCAACTCGTCCGCGAAAACGGGCTCGCCCGTTTCCCCGAAATTCTCAAACCACCCCAAGCGCCCCAGGCTGTCGTTCACGATCAGGTCCGCCTGGCCATTGCCGGTCAGATCCCAAGCCGCGCCGGAGAGGTAGCCCCAGTTCCATTCCGCCGGACCCTGCACCGGGTGCTCCGCCCCGACCGAACGCGCCGTCAGCAAAATCGGGTCGCCGCTCTCCGTCGTGACCGCGACCGGCGCCTGCCAACGCGGCTGCTCCGGCGTCCCGGTATTGCGGAAGAACAACAACCGTCCGTTGACATCGCCCATGAGCAAATCGGCCACGCCATCGCCGTCAAAGTCAGTCACCCACACCACCGGGCTGTCCGCCGCGACCAGCGGCCCGCCCTTTTGCGTCAAAACCTGCGGCGACGAAAAACGCAACACGCCACCCTCACCGGTCTCGTTGGTAAACAGCCAGCAGGCACCCGACCACGCCGTAACCAGCAGGTCAGGACGACCATCGCCATTCCAGTCCGTCACCGTCGGCTTGAGCCCCATGTCCCCGGAGCCCTGAGGGCGCTCCATAAAGATGTCGAACGGGACATAGAATGGCTCGACCACGCCCGCCCCGAGATCGGAGCGGTTGAGCAGGATGAGCAGGTCATCGCGGGCCGAGCCCACGACGAGATCCGGCAACCCGTTTCCGTTAAAATCCGCCAGCCCGAGGTGCGTCCACGTCGCGTCGTCAATGACCACGGGATGACCATCCGGGGTACTCAGCGTCTGCACTGCCTTGCCCGGCACACGCAAATCAACCGTCGCCGTCACCCCGTCCGTGTAGCCCCCGGCGGGCTTCTTGCGCACCGCCAGCACGGAGGTGTTTCCGCTGCCATCCCAGTCGCCGGAGACTTGCTGCATCAGCCCGGAGGCGGGCAGGTCGTCCGTGGGAAGTTCACGCATGCGCGGGATAAAGACCGGCTCCGTCATCGTGCCGATATTGCGGGCGATGAAGCGCCCGCCGTCTGTGCTGCTGACCATCAAGTCCTGCACGCCGTTACCGTCGGCGTCCACCGGGTCGATGGCGACGCCGGGCCACCCCGCCCACAGCGGAACCACCTGCTCATCATTGTAAGTAAGCAACTCGCCCACGCCCAGCATCCGCTCCAGCGCGAGCGGACGCGGCCCCTCCGGCCCGGCGGCGTTGAAGTAGATTTCATACACAACCGCACCGGGAGCGGAGCGCCACTTGAGCGTGCCGTTACGCAGGTAGCGATCCGCGAGCGTCCCGATTGGCTGGTCGAAGGCGACCGGACAGGCGACCTGCCCGCCATCGGCATCAATGGCCAACACAACCACACTCGACGGATCGACCGGCTCACGACAACCCGCCATCAGGAGCAGTCGTTGAAAGTCAAAATCGGCCCAGACCGGAGCATCTGCCTCATCCGTATCGATCACGCCGCGCAGGCGGTAGGCACGATCCTCTACCCGCCACGGCTCAACCGCCTCACCCGCTACCTCAACCGAAAAATCCTCCGGCACCAGCTCATCCGGCACGAGCCGAAGTTCCTTCACCCGACCAATCCCCGTGCGGCCGCCATAGTTGATGTGCACGATCACTTCGGCCATACCGTCTGGCAGGCGCAGCCGTTTTTCAAAATAAGTCCACTCCGAGTGCGGGTTAAACTCGCGCACGCTTTCGCGGATACCCGCCCCGCCCTGCAAGGCTATCGTCAGCATGGCGTCGCGCTGGTGGTTCCCGCCCTCGACGCGCATCCATCCGCTCAAGCGCCACAAGCCGCCGTTGCGCTCGCGGGGCAGGCGTACCGTACGCATTGCCCGCTTCGCGCCGTTGGAGCTGGTGCCGGACAGGCGGGCCTCCAAATTCACTTCAAGCGCGCCCGGGCCGCTCACCGTCCACAGTTCGCCCGGTTCCGTGCGCCAGCCATAGGGGGCGGCCAGTCCGTCGCCCGAGAGCAAATTCCCGTCATCCGCCCGCAAGGCAGTTGCGAGCATCGACGCGCTCAGCGCTATCAGGAGAAAAAGCGTTCGGCTGGTGATAAACATAAGGGCATACGTTCGGTAAAAATTGACTGCGCCATGATTCAACGTCCGCCACCGGCGGCCCCCGCCCCATTCGCCAACGCCTCCCGACCCTGCCGGTAAAGGAGGCCCAACTCTTCGGGGCTGAGCGCTTCGTCGTAGAGGCTGACCTCGTCCATCCAACCATTGACCCCGCGGCGAGAACCTTGCGCAACCGTGCCCACCGTCATTGTCTCATAGGACTGTGGCCCGGCGATCGGAAAGCTCCTGCGCGCATCGTTAAGTACAATACTCAGGCTATCACCCTCGACGACGACCGCGACAAAGACCCACTGCCCCACCGGCACCGCCAGGTTTCCCGCCTGGAGGTTGCGGGCCGGGTTCGTGTAGTAAACATCCATGACACCATCCCGGACCCGCAGGTCCAGCACGGCGGCCTGCCCCTCCGGCGTCTTCCCCCAGAAGCGCACGATGTTATGCGGGGCCGTGTCGGAAAAACCACCCTCCTGCGTGGTAAAGCGCACCCAGGCGGTAAAAGTCAGGTCCGTCGCAGTACGGAACTCACCGAGCACGACCCGCATGCCCTGCCCGCTCGCGGCATTGTCGAGACGCACGCACTTCCCCGACACCCCGGCATCATCGAAAGACGGCGTCCCCACCGGCCCCATCCGTAACGGCTGGGAACCACCGGCTGCATAAGAGCCATCCAGCTTCCAACTCGCGTAAGGCTCAGCCGCGCCAGCAACCACAGCTTGCAGTAAAAACAGACCCGCCAAAGACAACTTACTCAAAAAACAAAAAGGGGCATTCATCATGTTAAAAGCGCACAGTGCGCATGGGGTTTTCGCTCAACTGACTTTATGAAACCATAATCATTTAAAAACTGTCAACGCTTATTTTTCACAGCGATTTCCTTTAACAAAGCGCGAAACCCAAGCAGCATGCCAAGCGCCTTGATCCAACCTAAGCTCACCAATCCACGCCAATAGAAACCCTAAAACGACGATAAACCCAGATCCAAAATAAACCACAACCTACTCTTTAACATCTCATTAAGAATACAAGCTCATCAAAATATCAATCATCTGCAATCGCCTTACCACCATTTTTACGCGCACCCCCGAAAGCCAGAAGCTTATGCGTCGCCAGACGTTAATCACTTGACCTCAAGTCCGAAAATAACAAATGAAACCATTATCAAAACATCACCCCCATCACCACCCCAAATGAAAACCGCGACCCAAGCCCCTGGCATCCCTACGCCCGCCCGTCCCTGCCCAGCAGGCAAGGCGCTGCTCCTCGCAGTGGTTGCCACGTTGTCAACGCTCTACTCCCAAGCAGACAACCTGCGACTACCGGGCCCTTTTTCTGACCATATGGTCATCCAGCGCTCCAGAAAAACGCCGGTCTGGGGATGGGCCGAACCTGGGCAGAGGGTCAGCGTCACAATGGGCAATACCGCAGTCACCACCACGACGGGCCCGGATGGCCGCTGGACAGCCTGGCTCGACTTATCGCAGGCCGACAGCTCACCGCAGGAGATGCGCGTGGAGGCCGAGGGCGGGCCCTCCGTCACCGTCAAGGATGTCCTGATCGGAGAGGTCTGGCTCGCCTCGGGTCAGTCCAACATGGCGTTCGAGCTTGAACGCAGCGACATAACGCCTGGCGAAATCTCCGCCTCCACCAATCCGCACCTGCGCGAGTTCCACGTCCGCAATTCTCTCCAGCCAACGCCGGGCGAGGATTGCCACGGGTCGTGGGTAGTGGCAAGCCCGGCCAGCGTTGGCAAGTTTTCCGCCGTCGGGTGGTACTTTGGCCAGGCACTTGAACGGGGCCTGAAAACCCCGGTCGGTATCATCAACGCCTCCGTCGGCGGCACCCCGATCGAAGCGTGGCTGAGCACCGAGACGATGAGCGCCGACCCCGTACTGGCCGAGGGCAGCCAGCGCGCCATCAACGCCTATACGCACACCGATCAACTCGTGAGCGACTTTGCCACCGAGTACGGGGCCTGGCTGCGCGCCAACCAGCGCGAATGCCCTGCTCCGACAGAGCTTGAGCGCTTCGCCACTCCCCCTGCGGCTTCAGCTTCGGCCCCCGCATGGGCGGACGTCAATGTACCGGGCTTTCGTTTCCCGGCAGCGGGAGTGGGCTGGCTGCGCAAGGAGGTGACCCTCACACCGGAAAATGCCGGTAAGCCCTGGCCCATCGCCATCCAGACCGGCTACGGCTATCAGGAACTGTACTGGGATGGCGAAAAAGTCGGCGAGACCTCCTTCCGCGACAAGCCCGGCATCCCCATTCACACCATCCCGGCCCGGCTCATGAGCGCCGGCCAGCATACGCTCGCGCTGCGCATTTACTGCCCGGTGTATCCCGCCATGATCCACCAGATATCCGACCGGATGCGCATCGGCGAGGACCCGCACAACTTCATCGGCCAGTGGCAATTCGCCGAAGAGCTGCGCTACCCCACCCTCCCCGAGGCCGTCCTGGCCGAGGCCCCGAAGCCGCTCAAGCCCCTCCTGCCCAACAACGCCCCCGGCGTGCTTTACAACACCTTCATCGCCCCCCTCATCCCCTACGGGATTCGCGGCATCATCTGGTACCAGGGGGAGTCAAACCTCAGCCGCGCCGCCGAGTACACCCACGCCTTCCAACTGCTGATCAGCGACTGGCGCGAGCGCTGGGGGCAAGACGAGCTTGCCTTCTACTTCTGCCAACTGGCCGCGTTTTCCAAAAAGACGACAACTCCCGGCAACAGCCAGTGGGCCGAACTGCGCGAAGCCCAGGCAGCCGCGCTCGCCCTGCCCGAGACCGGCATGGCCGTCCTCAGCGACGCCGGTGAAGCCTCCGACATCCACCCGCGCAACAAACGAGTCGCCG
The Ruficoccus amylovorans DNA segment above includes these coding regions:
- a CDS encoding FG-GAP-like repeat-containing protein, which gives rise to MFITSRTLFLLIALSASMLATALRADDGNLLSGDGLAAPYGWRTEPGELWTVSGPGALEVNLEARLSGTSSNGAKRAMRTVRLPRERNGGLWRLSGWMRVEGGNHQRDAMLTIALQGGAGIRESVREFNPHSEWTYFEKRLRLPDGMAEVIVHINYGGRTGIGRVKELRLVPDELVPEDFSVEVAGEAVEPWRVEDRAYRLRGVIDTDEADAPVWADFDFQRLLLMAGCREPVDPSSVVVLAIDADGGQVACPVAFDQPIGTLADRYLRNGTLKWRSAPGAVVYEIYFNAAGPEGPRPLALERMLGVGELLTYNDEQVVPLWAGWPGVAIDPVDADGNGVQDLMVSSTDGGRFIARNIGTMTEPVFIPRMRELPTDDLPASGLMQQVSGDWDGSGNTSVLAVRKKPAGGYTDGVTATVDLRVPGKAVQTLSTPDGHPVVIDDATWTHLGLADFNGNGLPDLVVGSARDDLLILLNRSDLGAGVVEPFYVPFDIFMERPQGSGDMGLKPTVTDWNGDGRPDLLVTAWSGACWLFTNETGEGGVLRFSSPQVLTQKGGPLVAADSPVVWVTDFDGDGVADLLMGDVNGRLLFFRNTGTPEQPRWQAPVAVTTESGDPILLTARSVGAEHPVQGPAEWNWGYLSGAAWDLTGNGQADLIVNDSLGRLGWFENFGETGEPVFADELQAFTYQGQEVTTPWRNAPGVYDWTGDGYPELLVLNAEGNLVMLHLSKEKPGAVTRIEPMLDAGGKPVKINARTKPAGVSGRSNITVGDIDGDGKADILVGFSSYYEGGGAFLLGKNVGEANAPRFEVSPMRTGGGRMAEWTGSDGHDQWHNGGPCLVDWNGDGKPDLFHGVESGRVAYYANDYLNRRTFPIFTAEEFAARAEDGEAVALLNFGQLPAGELPVRVEDAKLPLQWLPVETLLQKGRKGPRYVRFTSPKPGEPVSGEVRIEVDAGTGGVATVKFYLNGEYLATESLPPYVAFGDDSTWDSRTVPDGLYELAAVATYIDGQTATAKVALEVSNGTPVKKSAGAGSLQP
- a CDS encoding dihydrodipicolinate synthase family protein; translation: MPNQSNDSPGPVRACARQRLPGGNWPVVLTPFTAAGEVDWTAYRALLRFYLDSGVAGLFAVCHSSEMDYLSEPEILRLVKEAVELAAGRVPVVASLGKCDSLTAYEERARRVAALGVDVVVFTCSTLVSEDESDDVLAERTLATAEVLPVPVGLYEAPLPYHRLIGDEAFARLAHSGQVTFFKDTCCDAERVARRVLLSEGTPLAIFNAHMPSLLSTLERGVAGYCGIGSNFFPELYSWLCAGYAADPVRAQRVLDFIMSHEPSLIEGDAYPSTAKHYLALRGVPLGLHARKHCADVLAPGLKERQLPSVRELETFMRELGPVPGVVATPMREEPVELPSS
- a CDS encoding LamG-like jellyroll fold domain-containing protein → MSKLSLAGLFLLQAVVAGAAEPYASWKLDGSYAAGGSQPLRMGPVGTPSFDDAGVSGKCVRLDNAASGQGMRVVLGEFRTATDLTFTAWVRFTTQEGGFSDTAPHNIVRFWGKTPEGQAAVLDLRVRDGVMDVYYTNPARNLQAGNLAVPVGQWVFVAVVVEGDSLSIVLNDARRSFPIAGPQSYETMTVGTVAQGSRRGVNGWMDEVSLYDEALSPEELGLLYRQGREALANGAGAAGGGR
- a CDS encoding autotransporter-associated beta strand repeat-containing protein, whose product is MKKKLSLALALSAGLALVTQAETYTFIKTANTNWLTSNNGNWDPDGVPGAGDTVMTSATTTTAYNINLVSEVTTIENLIVDPAWKITATKNGEISAKTFNVTDTFTKSGSGDMIFTSGSGTLALNIDTVVFNSAALASGASQNSVFFGYNQSDAQALSSLNISNGLTLHGSGAGLGNSSVFLNVEGETNLGELTYDGVTTGYNQFVYLIASMGGEAKDRTINVKGINTASIGQMRASAFAPTSGTNTATLVIDTDAGKTYSAYLQAADGVGGVMKLVKRGEGTQVLTFHSSTYSGGTEVQGGLLNAVVSATSGNTPLGSGDVLLTGGNLQVNIRNGEDLITNKVITRSADSYYGLIRAAGQSFAGYSLTSDLTGGIATTAELIDGTASATRNIKGSFRSASDPQLLSDILTLTGSGADTFVLQFIINGAGTDNFLVYWNGTSWVKAVSVTGGTPTFVEGAYDPGEHYALGTYGVDSETGEVWAVIDYDGEFAVSAIPEAASAWILGSLAVLAVLVYRRRMTATGRN
- a CDS encoding sialate O-acetylesterase, whose translation is MKTATQAPGIPTPARPCPAGKALLLAVVATLSTLYSQADNLRLPGPFSDHMVIQRSRKTPVWGWAEPGQRVSVTMGNTAVTTTTGPDGRWTAWLDLSQADSSPQEMRVEAEGGPSVTVKDVLIGEVWLASGQSNMAFELERSDITPGEISASTNPHLREFHVRNSLQPTPGEDCHGSWVVASPASVGKFSAVGWYFGQALERGLKTPVGIINASVGGTPIEAWLSTETMSADPVLAEGSQRAINAYTHTDQLVSDFATEYGAWLRANQRECPAPTELERFATPPAASASAPAWADVNVPGFRFPAAGVGWLRKEVTLTPENAGKPWPIAIQTGYGYQELYWDGEKVGETSFRDKPGIPIHTIPARLMSAGQHTLALRIYCPVYPAMIHQISDRMRIGEDPHNFIGQWQFAEELRYPTLPEAVLAEAPKPLKPLLPNNAPGVLYNTFIAPLIPYGIRGIIWYQGESNLSRAAEYTHAFQLLISDWRERWGQDELAFYFCQLAAFSKKTTTPGNSQWAELREAQAAALALPETGMAVLSDAGEASDIHPRNKRVAGERLAALALSNTYGQGTVSQGPQFESAVLEGNSIRVKFSHTGDGLVAYPLAATYPVRTLKNESLPLILNSPGSELEGFAVCGADGQWSWAQARIDGDSVVVWSDTVEAPQHVRYSWADNPSGNLYNAEGFPAIAFRTDTQGRISEETRYGFDGQR